CGTCAAAGTACAATGTTATACCAATTCCTATTACATAACAAACAAATAGACAATAGAAGTGAGAAGGTTATACTAAGGCAGTATAATGATGGAGTTTTGGAATGGCATTGGTATCAAAATTATTAGACGAAAAAGTTGTGGATTTAGCAAAGGAAATGTTGAAAAAAGTAAGGAATAATGCATATGTTTCAAAGAAATTACAAGCCGTAATAGCAGCCAAAAAGCACAGTATATCGGAGGTAGCAAGAGTGTGTAAAATCTCGAGAACCGCATTGACTGAATGACCTAAAATTTGGAAGGATAGAAAAACTGTTTGCGCCGCCTGAGCGCCGTAGAAAAAGTATACTAAATCAGAGTCAACGCGGGCAAATTGAGATGTGGATAGAAGAAAATCCGAACATTACTATTAAAGAAGTAAAAGTGAAGATATTAGAAGAATTTGGCTTAAATATCAGCAAATCTACAGTTCACAGCGAGATGCAAAAGATCTACATAACACCACGACCAATGCACCATAAACAAGATCCAAAAAAACAGGAAGAATTCAAAAAAAAATCTCAATGAGAAAGTAAATTCATATCCTCAAAAAGAGGTATTTTTCTTCGATGAATCTCGATTTGGAACGCATTCAAAAGTTGGACATGGATGGTTTAAAAAAGGTATGAGAACGCAGGTAAAGGTGAAAATAGGTAGAGAAAATTTCTATCTTTATAGTGCTGTAAACCCAGAAGTGGAGAAGATTTCAGCCTATTTGCACCAAACGTAAACACTGATTGTATGAACATATTTTTGGAGCAAATGTCGAAAGATTTGGAGTCTCAAGAGGCCTTTTTAATTATGGATTGTGCTAGTTGGAAAAAGCTTAAAAGTACCACAAAATATCACCATAATTTATTTGCCACCATACTCACCAGAGCTCAATCCCGTTGAGAGGTTTTGGTTATACATAAAACACAATATTTTGCGCAATAAAATCTACGATACTATCGGCCTACTTGAGGATGTTTTGTGCAAATTTATTGTCGATCTTTCCCCTGCTACAATTAAACAAGTTTGCAATGTCTCTTATTTGTTCACTTAGTAAGGGGAGTTGGTATTAGTAAATTAGTCTACTTTGAGGAGTTTCAAGACATAAATTTAGCAATTAGTAAAGAAAAGCTTCTAAAAAGCTGGCAGAGAAAATGGAAAATAAACTTAATTGAAAAAACAAATCAAGAATGGAAAGATTTATATGATGAAATCGTATCTGGATTCCAGACTGGAATGACACCATTTGTTGTGCAAATTACCTTTGCAAACAAATGTTCGTACAGCTGTGTGTCACGCACTTTGCTTCAATATTTGCACATTAGCCACTCCCCTGAACAGATATAGTACTTTTCATAATAGTCCAAATAAGGTAAAATAAGGATTTGTAGTAGTGAAGGTAGGTATGCCAGCAGCATATAGTTATGACTTAAGGAAAAAAGCAATGGAAGCTCTAGACGAGGGAGAAAGCAGAGAAACAGTGGCAGCAAGATTTAAAATTGGACGAACTACTTTGTGGGAGTGGCAGCAAAGAAGAAAAGAAACAGGTGACTTTCAATCAAAAAAACTTGGAAATGGAGGTTACAATCACAAAATTACCGACTGGGATGCCTTTGCTAAATTTGCCAGAGAAAACGGAGGAAAGACTCTATTGGAAATGGCTAAACTTTGGAGCAACGTTAGTATCCAAACTATCCACCGAGCCCTGAAAAAAATTGGATTTACACGCAAAAAAAGACCTATGGGTACAAGGAAAGAAGCGAAGAAAAACGTGCTAAATTCTTGAAAATTATAGCAACAAAAGAACCTAAAAACTTAGTGTATATAGATGAGTCTGGCATTGACAACACTGAAGACTACCCCTATGGATATTGTCAGAAGGGACAGCGGTTTTATGCCCTAAAATCTGGGAAGAAAACTCAACGAATCAGTATGATTGCAGCTTTAAGTGAAAGAAAAATAGTTGCTCCATTAACCTTTGAAGGCCACTGTAATATGGATATTTTTAATGGATGGTTTGAGCAATTTTTGATACCGACCTTGGAACCTGGACAAACTGTCATTCTTGACAATGCTACTTTTCATAAGTCTGATAAGATCATTAAGCTTGCTAAAGGGATTGGTGCAGAAATTTTGTATCTGCCACCGTATTCTCCAGATTTTAACAAAATTGAACATCATTGGTTTGCTATAAAAAACAGAGTCAGGAAAAACATTCCTCTATTCAAGTCTTTTCGTCATGCTGTTGATTCTGCCTTTCTATGATCTGTTCGGATTATTATGAGAAGTGCTATACTTTTAATTTCTTAGCCGTTAGGTTGGCTCCTTCTTCTGCTATGACATTTTTAATTTCTTCTTGCTGCTTGTAGCTCAACTTCGGCTTTACTCCACGTCCTGGTTGTATTTTAAACGCATTTACTCCGCCAACAATGTTGCAAAAAACATAAAATTAGAGAAAAGCATTTCTCGAAAACTTCTGTGTCCAAAAACAAAAGTGCCATTTATTTATAGCGCTAATAATCGATTAACCATCAGCTTCAATGAATGATATGAACATATTATTTCAAGGAAAGATCATGGGAAATAAGAGATTAGCTATACGAATTAGCTGTAGCTATGAACCTAACCGGTTGGCAGGAAAGTATTTGTTAGATGCTTATGAAAGAGCAGCGTCAAAGCAAGTAAGTCAAAAAAACTTAAAACATAAAAATGGGATTCAAGGAGGATCAAATGGTAACAGTGAGTTTATATGCAAGAGTTTCTTCGGGGAAACAAGCGCAAGAAAATACAATAGCAAGCCAAGTTGCAGCTTTAGAGAAGCAAATTAGTATGGATTGGTACAGATGTGAGTATAAATTTATTGATACGGCTACAGTGTTAGTCCGTCCTGGTCTAGAAAAATTACGTGATAAAGTAATAGAAGGCAAAATTGACAGGATTTACATTCATTCTCCTGATCGTTTATCTAGAAAATATGCATATCAAATGGTATTGCTTGAAGAATTTCAGAAAGCAGGAGCAGAAGCGGTTTTTTTAAATTATGAGATTAACGATAACCCAGAATCCCAATTGCTGTTACAAATGCAAGGTATGATAGCAGAATATGAACGTGCAAAAATTATGGAACGAGGAGAGTAGACCAGCGGAACTTCCCCACCAGCCTCTCGCAGAACCTTACTATTACCCACAAGTATAGAATTCATGAGCAAGTCTCCATCCTTCTGCTAAATCAAAGAGACGTTTCCATCCCTTCCACAAAGCTATAGGGCCTGGTTCTAAGTCATTTTTGCGAGCTAAAAACCCTCCTAACTTGCCCACCCACCTCACAATTTCTCTTATAGGTGGTGGAGTCTCAGGATAGTTTTTTGTCTTAGAACCTGTTCATAATCTTTTAAGGAGTAAAGAAGTGAAAGCAAGAACGACCATTTGTAAGCTAGTGTTGAGTTTCCGCTCGCAATTTTTCCACAAACGCCTACATTTTTCCAACCAAGCAAAAGAGCGCTCAACAACCCATCTCTTTGGCAGTACAACAAAGGTGTGTAATTCACTTCGCTTTATTACTTCGACCGTCGAACCAATAGTTGCTTTTATTTGTGTTGCAAAATTTTCTCCAGTGTAGCCTGCATCAACAAGTATATTTTTAACTTCAGAGAGTTTTTCTTTAGCATTTTCGACCATTTTCATGGCACTGCTGCGGTCGGTTGCTTCTGCCGTTGTTACATAAATCGCGTGTGGTAAACCTTGTGTATCTACTGCAATATGGCGCTTTATTCCTGAAATTTTTTTACCTGCATCGTAGCCCTTATTTTCAGCAGTATCTGCATTTTTTACGCTCTGAGCATCAATTATACAAAAACTAGTTCTTTCTTTCCGACCATTGCTGATACGTGTCTCTCCAACTAATTTTTTTTAATACACGCTCCAAAGTACTTTCTGTATCTTCGCTTGGTTTTTCACTCCATTTTTTAAAATATTCGTAACAACTTCGCCATTTTGGAAAATCTTTTGGCAGCATTCTCCACTGACAGGCACTTTTTAGGACGTACAGCACTGCACAAAATACATCATACAAATCAAGTTTTCTTGGTTTTGTTTTCTTCCTACTACTCTCCAGAATTGATCTGATTTTTTCAAATTGTTCTCGACTTATGTCACTTGGGTATAAATTTCTCATATATCCTTATTCATATACATCATCTCATAGTTTATCACTTTTTTGAGATTATGAACAGGTTCTAAGAGAAATTTGCCTTCCTTACCAGAGGATGTAAAGCCAAGTATTAAAGACGCAATAAAAGAGTATCTTGAGACTGATCCTATTGGTAACGGTGTATTGTTACGCAATAGATTAAAGGGACATAGAAGAATAAAAGTTGCTGATGATTACCGTATTGTCTACCGTGTAAATACTGCAAAACGTACAGTAACTATTGTTTCAATAGGACATAGGGACAACATTTATAATCAGGCAATATTAGACCTACTAAAACATTAAATATATTCTATATATCTGTCCTTTCCTGTGTCAATTAGAAGATATTCTATAAACATTAAATATATTATTATACAGCCCTCCTTCCTGATCCATTCTCTACCTTAGGTGGCTTTGCTCAGCTCAAAAAAAACTCATTTTTTTGGTACATCCCCCTATAAATTATATACTATATTATATTTTATATATAATATAGTATATAATTAAGGGAGAGGCGACGAAAACAAGACTTAGAGTTTGAGGAGCCTCCGGTTCAAGGTAGAGAATGGATCAGGAAGGAGGGCTCAGGGTCGATGGACGTTGAGTTGTTTAATGATTACATCAACTTAATTCCAGAGAGATCAACTATGTTTTTGTAGAAAGTTCAGCAAGCCTTGTGCGAAACCCTGTTTTCAAACCATAATGTTCGTGTAAGTGTTGTCATTTTTAACTTTTTATAGTATTCTTGCATATTGAAACTATAAAATTCAATTTATGTACTTACGCTCTATAACCCAAGTTTTAGAAAGATTTTCTAAGCTTTATCCTGCTTTGGGCATTACAGGACCTAGACAGTCTGGTAAAACAACTATTGCAAAAACGTTGTTTAAGCATTTGCCATACGTATCTTTAGAAAATATTGACACTCGTTTTCAAGCGCAAAATGATCCTAGGGCATTTCTAGCTAATTATCAGCAGGGCGCTATTTTTGATGAAGTACAGCACGTACCTGAGTTGTTGTCATATCTTCAAGAAATAGCTGATGAATCTCCTGTAAAGGGTCGATATGTACTAACAGGGTCTCAAAATTTTGCTCTTAGTCATCATGTTTCTCAATCTCTTTCAGGGCGCATAGGCATGACAACACTATTGCCCCTCAGTTTATCTGAGCTTGGTATGCCTATAAACATTAATTCAGCTATTTTTAAGGGAGGGTATCCTGGGTTACATAACATTAACATGCATCCACTGGATTTCTATCCTAGTTATATCCAAACCTACATTGAGCGAGACGTTCGACAACTTAAAAATATTGAAAATATTGGTAGATTCCAAACCTTCCTCAAACTGTGTGCAGGTCGAGTAGGTCAGATTCTTAATTTATCATCTTTTGCTCAAGATTGTGGCATTTCTCATACAACTATGCGGCAGTGGCTGAATATTTTGGAAGCTAGTTACCTAATATTTTTTCTTCAACCATTTCACCAAAGTTTCAACAAGCGTTTAATCAAGATGCCAAAGTTATACTTCTATGACACTGGTCTTGCTTGTACGCTCCTTGGCCTTGAAAAGGAAAGTCAACTAGAAACACACTACCTTAAAGGAGCTCTGTTTGAAAATTTGATTGTTTTGGAGATTTTCAAGAAGCGCCTCAATCAGGGATTACCTGCCAATCTATACTTTTGGCGTGACCGAACAGGACATGAGGTAGATCTACTAGCAGAATGGGGTGGTAACATTCATGCTATTGAAATTAAGGCTGGTTCCACGTTTCAGAGTGATTTTATTAAAAATGTACAGTATTTCTGTGAACTCTCTCAAACAGCTAAGGGGTATTTAATCTACACAGGTCAGCAGAATGGTTCACACGCAAAAGTTAAACTTGTGCCGATAAATGAAATAGATCAAATATCAGAATAAAAACATTACTTACAATTCAATAATTCTCCAAAATCAATTATGTTTGAAAAGTAATCGCTGTCTATAACGTCGTCACTCACACCATTAACGTGAATAAGGACTGGACGACATGAAAAGCCTTTTGGACGCTTTAGTGTATCTATTTTCTTTTGTACTTCTTGTACTATTGAATGACCGATTTTATTTTTTGAAAATTTGATTTCGCAAATGTAGAGAGTGTTAAACCTTGTTTGAATCATGTAATCAATTTGACAACCAGCACCTGTCTTCCTCTGAAAAAATGGATTTTCGCTTACTATTCCATCAATTCTCAAGATATTATGTATGCTCTTTCTATTGTTAAGCACCAAATTTTCAAACTGAAGTCCAATAATTGTATGCCACTCTCCTGGAGATCTCATAGAGTAGGTGTCACGATTAATTTTCCCTAGATCTTTTTCAATATATTTTAGATAAAACCTTAAATAATTATCTTTAAGTCTGTACCTTCTGAGTCGTGAATCAGTACCCGTTTTTATATTCCAAGTGTGATCCCTTGCAATAAAACCAGCAAGCTCGAGCTCATGTAGATACTCAGAAATGCGTCCGTGTCTTGCAATGTTTAAAGCAGTACAAATTTCTTCCTGTTCTTTAGCTCCAGTAGAAAGAGCTCTCACTATTTGCTTATAAAAAGCTGTTTTTCGCATGAATAGATCTGAAAATATTTGGTCAAACTCCTCAACTAAAAATCCACCTTTTGTAAAACAAAGCTTTTTAATATTTTCTTCAGCACCATGTTTAAAGTTTACCTCTTCTAAATACTTTGGAATTCCACCAGTTACTGCAAGCACCTTAAACTTTTCGTATGCTGAAATATTTTTTGGCCAAAATTCATTGCAATCAGAAAGTGATAACTCCCCGAGTGTTAAAGTCAACGATATTCTTCCCACAAAACCAGTACTACTAAGTATATTTTTTTCGATCCAGGATGAAGCTGATCCACAAACAACAAAAATTAGCTTGTTATTATTTTTTAGCTGTGTATCCCAAAAATTCTTTATTTTGCCTAAAAAAGTTGGATCTTTTGAGCCCATCCAAGAAATTTCATCAAATAGCAATAATATTTTCCCTGATAGTAGACG
The nucleotide sequence above comes from Wolbachia endosymbiont of Oedothorax gibbosus. Encoded proteins:
- a CDS encoding IS630 family transposase (programmed frameshift); translation: MPAAYSYDLRKKAMEALDEGESRETVAARFKIGRTTLWEWQQRRKETGDFQSKKLGNGGYNHKITDWDAFAKFARENGGKTLLEMAKLWSNVSIQTIHRALKKIGFTRKKKTYGYKERSEEKRAKFLKIIATKEPKNLVYIDESGIDNTEDYPYGYCQKGQRFYALKSGKKTQRISMIAALSERKIVAPLTFEGHCNMDIFNGWFEQFLIPTLEPGQTVILDNATFHKSDKIIKLAKGIGAEILYLPPYSPDFNKIEHHWFAIKNRVRKNIPLFKSFRHAVDSAFL
- a CDS encoding recombinase family protein; its protein translation is MVTVSLYARVSSGKQAQENTIASQVAALEKQISMDWYRCEYKFIDTATVLVRPGLEKLRDKVIEGKIDRIYIHSPDRLSRKYAYQMVLLEEFQKAGAEAVFLNYEINDNPESQLLLQMQGMIAEYERAKIMERGE
- a CDS encoding IS5 family transposase (programmed frameshift), with amino-acid sequence MRNLYPSDISREQFEKIRSILESSRKKTKPRKLDLYDVFCAVLYVLKSACQWRMLPKDFPKWRSCYEYFKKWSEKPSEDTESTLERVLKKLVGETRISNGRKERTSFCIIDAQSVKNADTAENKGYDAGKKISGIKRHIAVDTQGLPHAIYVTTAEATDRSSAMKMVENAKEKLSEVKNILVDAGYTGENFATQIKATIGSTVEVIKRSELHTFVVLPKRWVVERSFAWLEKCRRLWKNCERKLNTSLQMVVLAFTSLLLKRL
- a CDS encoding type II toxin-antitoxin system RelE family toxin, with product MPSLPEDVKPSIKDAIKEYLETDPIGNGVLLRNRLKGHRRIKVADDYRIVYRVNTAKRTVTIVSIGHRDNIYNQAILDLLKH
- a CDS encoding ATP-binding protein: MYLRSITQVLERFSKLYPALGITGPRQSGKTTIAKTLFKHLPYVSLENIDTRFQAQNDPRAFLANYQQGAIFDEVQHVPELLSYLQEIADESPVKGRYVLTGSQNFALSHHVSQSLSGRIGMTTLLPLSLSELGMPININSAIFKGGYPGLHNINMHPLDFYPSYIQTYIERDVRQLKNIENIGRFQTFLKLCAGRVGQILNLSSFAQDCGISHTTMRQWLNILEASYLIFFLQPFHQSFNKRLIKMPKLYFYDTGLACTLLGLEKESQLETHYLKGALFENLIVLEIFKKRLNQGLPANLYFWRDRTGHEVDLLAEWGGNIHAIEIKAGSTFQSDFIKNVQYFCELSQTAKGYLIYTGQQNGSHAKVKLVPINEIDQISE
- a CDS encoding AAA family ATPase, which gives rise to MLDMMIGVWSVGERLLSGKILLLFDEISWMGSKDPTFLGKIKNFWDTQLKNNNKLIFVVCGSASSWIEKNILSSTGFVGRISLTLTLGELSLSDCNEFWPKNISAYEKFKVLAVTGGIPKYLEEVNFKHGAEENIKKLCFTKGGFLVEEFDQIFSDLFMRKTAFYKQIVRALSTGAKEQEEICTALNIARHGRISEYLHELELAGFIARDHTWNIKTGTDSRLRRYRLKDNYLRFYLKYIEKDLGKINRDTYSMRSPGEWHTIIGLQFENLVLNNRKSIHNILRIDGIVSENPFFQRKTGAGCQIDYMIQTRFNTLYICEIKFSKNKIGHSIVQEVQKKIDTLKRPKGFSCRPVLIHVNGVSDDVIDSDYFSNIIDFGELLNCK